From the genome of Ectobacillus sp. JY-23, one region includes:
- the nusB gene encoding transcription antitermination factor NusB: MKRRKAREKAMQALYQMDITSDLDAMSAIKNTLDEQESNNEFLEELVTGCTAHKEELDALIAPNLDNWKMNRIGIVDRNILRVAVYEMKYMEDIPHSVSINEAIEVAKVFGDEESRRFINGVLSKIKETI; the protein is encoded by the coding sequence ATGAAAAGAAGAAAGGCAAGGGAAAAAGCGATGCAGGCTTTGTACCAAATGGATATAACGAGTGACTTGGATGCAATGTCAGCTATAAAAAATACATTAGACGAGCAAGAAAGTAATAATGAATTTTTAGAAGAGCTGGTAACAGGTTGCACTGCGCATAAGGAAGAATTGGATGCTCTTATTGCGCCAAACCTTGATAACTGGAAAATGAATCGCATTGGGATTGTCGATCGCAATATCCTGCGTGTTGCTGTATATGAAATGAAATATATGGAAGATATCCCACACAGTGTTTCTATTAATGAAGCTATTGAAGTAGCAAAGGTATTTGGTGATGAGGAATCTCGCCGCTTTATCAACGGCGTTTTATCCAAAATAAAAGAAACAATTTAA
- a CDS encoding Asp23/Gls24 family envelope stress response protein, whose product MTEHMLDMGQETTLGKVEIAPEVIEVIAGIAAAEVEGVAAMRGNFATGVVEKLGKKNHGKGVKVELTNEGILVDVYVQMFFGVSIPTTAQKIQDNIRQALLTMTGLELKEINVHVVGVTFETQKAEVEAL is encoded by the coding sequence ATGACTGAACATATGTTAGATATGGGACAAGAAACAACCCTTGGGAAAGTTGAAATTGCCCCTGAAGTAATTGAAGTAATTGCAGGTATTGCGGCTGCGGAAGTAGAAGGTGTAGCTGCAATGCGCGGTAACTTTGCTACAGGTGTTGTTGAAAAGCTAGGTAAGAAAAATCACGGCAAAGGCGTAAAAGTAGAACTAACAAATGAAGGTATTCTTGTGGACGTATATGTACAAATGTTTTTTGGCGTATCCATACCGACGACTGCACAGAAAATTCAAGACAACATTCGTCAAGCGCTTTTAACGATGACAGGACTTGAATTAAAAGAGATTAACGTTCATGTTGTGGGAGTTACTTTTGAAACGCAAAAAGCAGAGGTAGAGGCTCTGTAA
- the xseA gene encoding exodeoxyribonuclease VII large subunit codes for MEKQYLTVTALTRYLKAKMDRDVHLQQVWLKGEISNFKYHSRGHMYFTLKDEQARISAVMFANANRRIAFRPEDGMKVLVKGQISIYEAGGNYQMYVQDMQADGVGNLYLAYEQLKAQLEREGLFSQVYKKTLPAYPRTIGVITSPTGAAVRDIVTTIKRRYPIADIMILPALVQGEFAAASIVRAIEQANLRSDIDVLIVGRGGGSIEELWAFNEEPVARAIFNSHIPLISAVGHETDFTIADFVADLRAPTPTAAAELAVPSMVEIEERIRQRRLRLQRALREVVNSKKEQLQSLQSSYIFRHPKQLYIQKEEHLDRLLDRLSQGAIHYQQKQQRLLERLQLRLQAGHPAQKIAASKQQANMLRKQMEREMKDILSAHEHTFLRMAEKLAVLSPLQVMIRGYSVAYKEQRIVNSVKQLEPGDTISVRLTDGIADCHVWGIEERELNEKTNEL; via the coding sequence ATGGAAAAACAATATTTAACGGTTACAGCATTAACCCGTTATCTAAAAGCGAAAATGGACCGCGATGTGCACTTGCAGCAAGTTTGGCTAAAGGGAGAAATTTCAAACTTTAAATATCATAGTCGCGGGCATATGTATTTTACCTTAAAAGATGAACAAGCACGAATTTCGGCAGTTATGTTTGCCAACGCGAATCGTAGAATTGCTTTTCGTCCCGAAGACGGAATGAAGGTGCTGGTTAAAGGTCAAATCAGTATATATGAAGCGGGCGGCAACTATCAAATGTATGTACAAGATATGCAAGCTGATGGAGTGGGAAATTTGTATCTCGCTTACGAGCAGTTAAAAGCGCAGTTAGAACGCGAAGGTCTGTTTTCCCAAGTGTATAAAAAAACATTGCCTGCTTATCCACGTACTATTGGTGTCATTACTTCTCCAACCGGCGCCGCAGTACGCGATATTGTAACCACAATTAAAAGGCGATACCCTATTGCTGATATTATGATATTGCCTGCTTTGGTACAAGGAGAGTTTGCTGCAGCTTCTATCGTGCGGGCTATCGAACAAGCAAATTTGCGCAGTGATATCGATGTATTGATTGTAGGTCGGGGTGGTGGCTCTATTGAAGAGTTATGGGCATTTAATGAAGAGCCGGTGGCACGTGCTATTTTTAACAGTCACATTCCACTTATCTCGGCGGTAGGACACGAAACAGATTTTACAATTGCAGATTTTGTAGCGGATTTAAGAGCACCTACACCAACCGCAGCTGCTGAACTTGCCGTTCCGAGTATGGTGGAAATTGAAGAGAGAATTAGGCAACGGAGACTTAGATTGCAGCGCGCATTGCGTGAGGTTGTAAATAGTAAAAAAGAGCAGCTTCAATCATTGCAATCCTCCTACATATTTCGACATCCGAAGCAGTTGTACATACAAAAGGAAGAGCATTTAGATCGCCTGCTCGACCGATTATCACAAGGTGCAATACACTATCAGCAAAAACAGCAGCGCTTGCTTGAGCGTTTACAGCTTCGTTTGCAAGCCGGACATCCTGCGCAAAAGATAGCTGCCTCCAAACAGCAAGCTAATATGCTTCGCAAGCAGATGGAAAGAGAAATGAAGGATATACTATCAGCTCATGAACATACATTTTTAAGAATGGCGGAAAAGCTAGCAGTTTTAAGTCCATTGCAGGTGATGATTCGCGGATATAGCGTGGCCTATAAAGAGCAACGGATTGTAAATAGCGTGAAGCAGCTGGAGCCGGGTGATACAATCTCAGTAAGGCTAACAGATGGAATTGCAGATTGTCATGTATGGGGAATTGAGGAGCGTGAACTGAATGAAAAAACAAATGAACTTTGA
- the folD gene encoding bifunctional methylenetetrahydrofolate dehydrogenase/methenyltetrahydrofolate cyclohydrolase FolD, with the protein MAAELIKGMEIAQKKRNEIKERVNVLKGKGITPGLAVILVGNNPASRSYVTGKGKASEEAGIYFELIEMPETITEEQLLQEIDRINEDPRIHGLLVQLPLPKHIREEAVIERISPEKDVDGFHPINIGRMMIGQDTFLPCTPHGIIELVKEKNIEISGKHVVVIGRSNIVGKPVGQLFLNEHATVTYCHSRTPNVKELAKQADILVVAIGKAKFVTADYVKEGAVVIDVGVNRLETGKLCGDVDFDEVEQVAGYITPVPKGVGPMTITMLLHNTVLSAERTVANK; encoded by the coding sequence ATGGCAGCAGAGCTCATTAAAGGAATGGAAATCGCACAAAAAAAACGCAATGAAATTAAAGAAAGAGTAAATGTACTAAAAGGCAAAGGAATTACACCAGGGTTGGCTGTAATTTTAGTCGGTAATAATCCAGCTTCTCGTTCGTATGTAACCGGAAAGGGAAAAGCAAGTGAAGAAGCTGGGATATACTTTGAATTAATTGAAATGCCAGAAACCATTACAGAGGAGCAGCTCTTACAGGAAATCGATCGAATCAACGAGGATCCACGTATTCATGGTCTTCTCGTTCAGCTTCCGCTGCCAAAGCATATTCGCGAAGAAGCTGTTATTGAAAGAATCTCACCGGAAAAAGATGTGGATGGCTTTCATCCAATCAATATCGGTCGCATGATGATAGGGCAAGATACATTTTTACCTTGTACACCGCATGGTATTATTGAATTGGTTAAAGAAAAAAACATTGAAATCAGCGGTAAACATGTTGTTGTTATTGGACGGAGTAATATTGTTGGTAAACCGGTGGGACAACTGTTCTTAAATGAACATGCAACAGTTACGTATTGTCATTCTCGCACGCCAAATGTAAAAGAACTTGCAAAACAAGCTGACATTCTGGTAGTCGCAATCGGTAAGGCTAAATTTGTTACAGCAGATTATGTCAAAGAAGGCGCTGTTGTTATTGATGTCGGTGTAAACCGTTTAGAAACAGGAAAACTTTGCGGAGATGTAGATTTTGATGAAGTAGAACAAGTGGCTGGCTACATTACCCCGGTCCCAAAAGGTGTGGGACCGATGACAATTACAATGTTGCTTCATAACACAGTATTATCAGCAGAACGTACAGTTGCAAACAAATAA
- a CDS encoding exodeoxyribonuclease VII small subunit: MKKQMNFEEAIAALEQIVLKLEQGDVPLEEAITYFKEGMELSKLCDDKLKHVEQQMTTILSEDGQLRPFQGEEA; this comes from the coding sequence ATGAAAAAACAAATGAACTTTGAAGAAGCCATTGCCGCTCTTGAGCAGATTGTATTGAAGCTTGAACAAGGCGATGTACCACTTGAAGAAGCGATCACCTATTTCAAAGAGGGAATGGAGCTTTCTAAACTCTGTGATGATAAATTAAAGCATGTGGAGCAGCAGATGACGACTATTTTAAGTGAAGACGGTCAACTGCGCCCGTTTCAAGGGGAAGAAGCATGA
- a CDS encoding GNAT family N-acetyltransferase: MEFRILTTEEIHDFWELRLHGLREHPESFSASYDEFVKRPIGEVMESFPTENNHFVLGAFSEGQLVGIAGFRQEQGEKMKHKGTVWGVYVNPDSQGGGIGKQLIAALLETITTQLPELEQIHLMVGGQNAKAKALYEAFGFQTYGIEKKSLKIAENQYVDEEHMVLMLN, translated from the coding sequence ATGGAATTTCGTATTTTAACAACAGAGGAAATTCATGACTTTTGGGAGTTACGGTTGCATGGTTTGCGTGAGCATCCTGAATCATTTAGTGCGAGTTACGATGAATTTGTAAAACGCCCCATCGGAGAGGTCATGGAAAGCTTTCCAACAGAAAACAATCATTTTGTTCTCGGCGCATTCTCAGAAGGTCAACTTGTGGGCATTGCTGGGTTTAGACAGGAGCAAGGTGAAAAAATGAAACACAAAGGGACCGTATGGGGGGTTTATGTAAATCCAGACAGTCAGGGTGGAGGTATCGGTAAACAGCTCATTGCTGCGTTGCTAGAAACCATCACAACTCAGCTGCCTGAACTTGAACAGATTCATCTCATGGTCGGCGGACAAAATGCAAAAGCAAAAGCTTTGTATGAAGCATTCGGGTTTCAAACATACGGCATTGAGAAAAAGTCCTTGAAAATCGCAGAAAATCAATACGTTGATGAAGAACATATGGTTCTAATGTTGAATTGA
- a CDS encoding polyprenyl synthetase family protein: protein MMTFTTFAKENKQFIEHELVAFVKRLESPAILKESMLYSLQAGGKRVRPLLLFATLEAFGKPKELGMATACALEMIHTYSLIHDDLPCMDDDDLRRGKPTNHKVFGEAIATLSGDALLTMAFEVIARYSHSDVTPEVRLRIISELANAAGPEGMVAGQVADMQGEGQSLSVADLEYIHKRKTGRLLEFAVLAGAVLAGATEKQIEKLLAFAANLGLAFQIRDDILDVEGTEAEIGKPVGSDIGNGKSTYTELLSIEGAKIALHETAEKARNAIDDLELNTVYLHALCDLVVNRNN, encoded by the coding sequence ATGATGACTTTTACCACTTTCGCAAAAGAAAACAAACAGTTTATTGAACATGAGCTTGTAGCTTTTGTTAAGCGATTAGAAAGTCCAGCCATTTTGAAGGAGTCCATGCTGTATTCGTTACAAGCAGGGGGAAAGCGAGTGCGCCCTTTGTTATTGTTCGCAACACTTGAGGCTTTTGGTAAACCAAAGGAGCTAGGAATGGCAACAGCATGTGCATTGGAAATGATCCATACGTACTCTTTGATTCATGATGATCTGCCATGTATGGATGATGACGATTTACGAAGAGGTAAACCAACTAACCACAAGGTGTTTGGAGAAGCGATAGCTACGCTTTCGGGAGATGCTTTACTTACGATGGCGTTTGAGGTTATTGCACGTTACTCGCATAGTGATGTAACACCTGAAGTAAGGCTACGCATCATTTCTGAATTGGCTAATGCTGCTGGTCCAGAGGGGATGGTGGCTGGTCAGGTAGCGGATATGCAAGGAGAAGGACAATCATTGTCTGTTGCTGATTTAGAATATATCCACAAACGTAAAACAGGAAGACTGTTGGAGTTTGCGGTGCTAGCAGGTGCAGTATTGGCAGGAGCGACTGAGAAACAGATTGAAAAATTACTTGCATTTGCTGCAAATCTCGGGTTGGCGTTTCAAATTCGTGATGATATTTTAGATGTAGAGGGAACGGAAGCTGAAATTGGCAAACCGGTGGGCAGTGATATTGGAAACGGAAAGAGTACGTATACAGAGTTACTTTCAATAGAAGGTGCAAAAATAGCTCTGCATGAAACAGCAGAAAAAGCAAGAAACGCTATTGATGACCTGGAATTGAATACAGTCTACTTACACGCGCTTTGTGATCTTGTAGTAAACAGAAACAATTAA